The Candidatus Alcyoniella australis genome has a segment encoding these proteins:
- a CDS encoding histidine kinase N-terminal 7TM domain-containing protein, with protein MTWTPHVLPTIIAFAISLSVAIYTIWTGLDRRVNRLFFMLVAACSLWILVHLFEVMEPELNSRLIWVYLQYLPINLVPVLYFLLAAEVVGYSKLLRRQVVCTLIGAYLALSLLILFDPLHHLFYVAGSTSVQPTAAGLAIVYEEGPLFWVQVAFCYLFMLLGFLLYVLSLFSEITPMLRKQVSVLLGASLIPIFANLLYLFNPFGAMVQLDLTPISIAITILLFAMAIARYKFLTITPPVTRQVLAQLPEALLFFDRRAELIDLNPAAEILLGLSPVKAIGRRLEELISPDGALRLDVQQAGLLRSDMHRAAGGDEALIRREIEIDTADGPWRNLQITFSAFMRQGEARVEGVAMRALDVTASRMAQRQREALLAISMAINNAQDVVSLCSVCVKQLAQILEMPIAGIWLYEAQHDRVRLTSSIGMTEELERKIAVQYLKPGGPGVAAQTARSRELIVLDDAASSPLLSYAMPEVLKNQSRTMICVPLVVGDELIGVIQVVSRRLRRVGREEVQTISLAAAQLAMGINRIRLLEEYTSASLSLEIQKRRTAHAELMQESFLSNMSHTMRTPMNSVLGFAKILQRGHYGAIPDEMAEPLEIIRRSGETMMRVISDVSQIGRIESGKVEIECELLHCREPVRELLSELYPETSDNGVELQETLGEACLAWADPELLREILRGLVRCAAGFSEGASVTIAAIGDNDKTEFEVLSPTASLPPSLYPQAFERFSQISNPDLKRFISSGLSLPIAKALVELHGGRIWIESRPGRGTAFRFELPRVSATPNSDYTDHNRTPEE; from the coding sequence TTGACCTGGACGCCCCACGTCCTGCCGACGATCATCGCCTTTGCAATCTCCCTGAGCGTGGCGATCTATACCATCTGGACCGGACTCGATCGCCGCGTCAACCGCTTGTTCTTCATGCTGGTCGCCGCCTGCTCGCTCTGGATCCTGGTGCACCTGTTCGAGGTGATGGAGCCCGAGCTGAACTCGCGGCTGATCTGGGTCTACCTGCAGTACCTGCCGATCAACCTGGTCCCGGTGCTCTATTTCCTGTTGGCCGCGGAGGTCGTCGGCTATTCCAAGCTGCTGCGCCGACAGGTGGTCTGCACCCTTATCGGCGCCTACCTGGCGCTGTCGCTGCTGATCCTTTTCGACCCGCTGCACCACCTGTTCTACGTGGCGGGCTCGACCTCGGTACAGCCTACTGCGGCGGGTTTGGCCATCGTCTACGAGGAGGGGCCGCTGTTCTGGGTGCAGGTCGCGTTCTGCTACCTGTTCATGCTGCTGGGCTTCCTGCTCTACGTTCTGTCGTTGTTCAGCGAAATCACACCGATGCTGCGCAAGCAGGTCAGCGTGCTGCTCGGCGCCTCGCTGATCCCGATCTTCGCCAACCTGCTCTACCTGTTCAATCCGTTCGGCGCGATGGTTCAGCTCGACCTGACGCCGATCTCGATCGCGATCACCATTTTGTTGTTCGCGATGGCGATCGCACGTTACAAGTTTCTGACGATCACGCCGCCGGTGACGCGCCAGGTATTGGCGCAGCTTCCCGAGGCGTTGCTGTTCTTCGACCGCCGCGCCGAGCTGATCGACCTCAATCCCGCAGCCGAGATACTGCTGGGCCTCTCGCCCGTCAAGGCGATCGGCCGCCGCCTGGAAGAGCTGATCTCTCCCGACGGCGCCCTACGTTTGGATGTGCAACAGGCCGGCCTGCTCAGATCGGACATGCACCGGGCAGCGGGCGGCGACGAGGCGTTGATTCGACGCGAAATCGAGATCGACACCGCCGACGGACCCTGGCGCAACCTGCAGATCACCTTCTCGGCCTTCATGCGCCAGGGGGAGGCCAGGGTCGAGGGCGTTGCCATGCGCGCATTGGACGTCACCGCCTCGCGGATGGCCCAACGGCAGCGCGAGGCGTTGCTGGCGATCAGCATGGCGATAAACAACGCCCAGGACGTGGTCAGTCTGTGCTCCGTCTGCGTCAAGCAACTGGCACAGATCCTCGAGATGCCGATCGCCGGAATCTGGCTCTACGAGGCGCAGCACGACCGGGTGCGGCTGACTTCTTCGATCGGCATGACCGAGGAACTCGAACGCAAGATCGCCGTGCAGTATTTGAAACCGGGCGGGCCGGGCGTGGCCGCCCAGACCGCGCGCAGCCGCGAGCTGATCGTGCTCGACGACGCGGCCAGCAGCCCGCTGCTGTCCTACGCCATGCCCGAGGTGCTCAAGAACCAAAGCCGCACGATGATCTGCGTGCCGCTGGTCGTCGGTGACGAGCTGATCGGCGTGATCCAAGTCGTCAGTCGCCGGCTGCGCCGCGTCGGACGCGAGGAGGTGCAGACGATCTCCCTGGCCGCCGCCCAACTGGCGATGGGTATCAACCGTATCCGACTGCTCGAGGAATACACCAGCGCCAGCCTCTCGCTCGAGATTCAAAAACGGCGCACCGCCCATGCCGAGCTGATGCAGGAGAGCTTCCTGTCAAACATGAGCCACACGATGCGTACGCCGATGAACTCGGTGCTCGGCTTCGCCAAGATCTTGCAGCGTGGACACTACGGCGCAATCCCCGACGAGATGGCCGAACCGCTCGAGATCATCCGCCGCAGCGGCGAGACGATGATGCGCGTGATCAGCGACGTGAGCCAGATCGGCCGCATTGAGTCGGGCAAGGTCGAGATCGAGTGCGAGCTGCTGCACTGCCGCGAGCCGGTGCGCGAACTGCTGTCCGAACTCTACCCCGAGACCTCGGACAACGGCGTGGAGCTCCAGGAAACCCTTGGCGAGGCCTGCTTGGCTTGGGCCGACCCCGAGCTGTTGCGCGAAATCCTGCGCGGGCTGGTGCGCTGCGCCGCCGGGTTCTCCGAGGGGGCGAGCGTGACTATCGCCGCGATCGGGGACAACGACAAGACGGAATTCGAGGTGCTCTCGCCCACCGCCAGTCTGCCCCCAAGCCTCTACCCGCAGGCTTTCGAACGCTTCTCGCAAATCAGCAATCCCGACCTTAAACGTTTCATCAGCTCCGGACTGTCCCTGCCGATCGCCAAGGCCCTGGTCGAACTGCACGGCGGCCGGATCTGGATCGAGTCCAGACCCGGCCGGGGTACGGCGTTTCGGTTTGAGCTGCCGCGGGTCAGCGCAACGCCCAATTCCGACTATACTGATCACAACCGCACACCTGAGGAGTGA
- a CDS encoding molybdenum cofactor guanylyltransferase codes for MLSAVILAGGRSRRMGRDKCLIELGGQPLIELLLRELQQAADQVLIAANHVERFASLNVRVVSDIHPGNGALAGLHAGLWACDGERAFVCACDMPRITAEVVRTMFALAPEADVVVPRLGEYLEPLCAVYSCSCLPHIERSIMCGERRLVSFYDKVRVVEVGPQDFPDDPLLKFTTNINTPEDLEQLKSRSG; via the coding sequence ATGCTATCGGCAGTAATTCTCGCCGGCGGCCGCAGCCGCCGTATGGGCCGCGACAAGTGCCTGATCGAGCTGGGCGGCCAACCGCTGATCGAGTTGCTGCTGCGCGAGCTGCAACAGGCAGCCGACCAAGTGCTGATCGCCGCCAACCATGTCGAGCGCTTCGCCTCGCTGAACGTGCGGGTGGTGAGCGATATTCACCCTGGGAACGGCGCGTTGGCCGGGTTGCACGCCGGGCTGTGGGCCTGCGACGGCGAACGCGCCTTTGTCTGCGCCTGCGACATGCCGCGCATCACCGCCGAAGTCGTGCGCACGATGTTTGCGCTGGCGCCAGAGGCCGACGTGGTGGTGCCGCGTTTGGGCGAATACCTCGAGCCGCTGTGCGCGGTCTATTCGTGCAGTTGTCTGCCCCACATCGAACGCAGCATCATGTGCGGTGAGAGACGGCTGGTCTCGTTTTACGACAAAGTGCGAGTTGTCGAGGTCGGGCCGCAGGACTTTCCCGACGACCCGTTGTTGAAGTTCACCACCAACATCAACACGCCCGAGGATCTGGAACAGCTCAAGAGCCGATCCGGCTAG
- a CDS encoding RtcB family protein — protein MEAPALQRVDDYRYLIPRRNGMLVEGMIFASPELLPVLQADKAPAQVRNVAHLPGIVGRSLAMPDIHWGYGFPIGGVAATRVRDGVISPGGVGYDINCGVRLVATNLEQHDVEQRLDLLADALLRDVPAGVGVGGAVKLSAKQLERVLAQGAAWAVKNGWGESADLERIESLGRLDNADPDRVSARAKQRGNDQLGTLGSGNHFIEINVVQQIHQPQIAQRFGLRLGQICLMIHSGSRGLGYQVCDDSLEAMGRYVVQHGLSIPDRQLAAAHFTSREGQDYFKAMCAAANYAFANRQVLMRLAVESIERALHVAPRELGAQLVYDVAHNIAKLETHAVEGKPQQLVVHRKGATRAFPAHAPDLPDCYRDTGHPVLIPGDMGTASYVLVGTQQGMEQTFGSTCHGAGRVLSRKGAIKRARGRSIREELAQRGIVVRSRGRSTLAEEMPEAYKDVDAVVAAVEGAGISRRVARLMPLAVIKG, from the coding sequence ATGGAAGCCCCTGCTTTGCAACGCGTCGACGACTACCGTTACCTGATCCCGCGCCGCAACGGGATGCTGGTCGAGGGGATGATTTTTGCCTCGCCGGAGTTGCTGCCGGTTTTACAGGCGGACAAGGCCCCGGCCCAGGTGCGCAACGTGGCCCATTTGCCGGGGATCGTCGGCCGATCGCTGGCCATGCCCGACATCCACTGGGGCTACGGCTTTCCCATCGGCGGGGTGGCGGCCACGCGCGTGCGCGACGGCGTGATCAGCCCCGGCGGCGTGGGATACGACATCAACTGTGGAGTGCGGCTGGTCGCCACCAACCTCGAGCAGCACGACGTTGAACAGCGGCTGGACTTGCTGGCCGACGCGTTGCTGCGCGATGTGCCCGCGGGCGTGGGAGTCGGTGGCGCGGTCAAGCTTAGCGCCAAGCAGCTCGAGCGCGTATTGGCCCAGGGAGCGGCCTGGGCCGTAAAAAACGGCTGGGGCGAGAGCGCCGATTTGGAGCGTATCGAGAGCCTCGGCCGACTGGACAACGCCGACCCCGACCGCGTCAGTGCGCGCGCCAAACAGCGCGGCAACGACCAGCTGGGCACCCTGGGCTCGGGCAATCACTTTATCGAGATCAACGTGGTGCAGCAGATCCATCAGCCGCAGATCGCGCAGCGCTTTGGCCTGCGCCTAGGGCAGATCTGCCTGATGATCCACTCGGGCAGCCGCGGACTGGGCTACCAGGTATGCGACGACAGCCTGGAGGCCATGGGGCGCTACGTTGTGCAGCACGGGCTAAGCATCCCCGATCGTCAGCTGGCAGCCGCGCATTTCACCAGCCGCGAGGGCCAGGACTACTTCAAGGCGATGTGCGCCGCGGCCAACTACGCTTTTGCCAACCGCCAGGTTTTAATGCGGCTGGCTGTCGAATCGATAGAGCGCGCGCTGCATGTGGCGCCGCGCGAGCTGGGCGCGCAGCTGGTCTACGACGTGGCGCACAACATCGCCAAGCTCGAGACGCACGCGGTGGAGGGCAAACCGCAGCAGCTCGTGGTGCACCGCAAGGGCGCGACCCGCGCGTTCCCCGCCCACGCCCCGGACCTGCCCGACTGCTATCGCGACACCGGCCATCCGGTGCTGATCCCCGGCGACATGGGCACTGCCAGTTACGTGCTGGTGGGCACGCAGCAGGGCATGGAGCAGACCTTCGGCAGCACCTGCCACGGCGCGGGTCGCGTGCTCTCGCGCAAGGGGGCGATCAAGCGCGCCCGAGGGCGCAGTATTCGCGAGGAGTTGGCGCAACGCGGGATCGTGGTGCGCAGCCGCGGCCGCTCGACCCTGGCCGAGGAGATGCCCGAGGCCTACAAGGATGTGGACGCCGTGGTCGCGGCCGTGGAGGGCGCGGGCATCAGCCGCCGCGTGGCCCGGCTGATGCCATTGGCCGTTATTAAGGGCTGA
- a CDS encoding glycosyltransferase family 1 protein, whose protein sequence is MKTVGVNLLMMIPDQGGGPEVYARRMVQGLADCPDLRLKLFVNLEAAQSFEPSERVEIVVVEFAPERFRTRLAAEQKKLPRLARKYGVDVLFNPLGSAPRRTRCPQVVTIHDLSHERFGERLGFWALRKRRRLIKRSLRGADRLIAVSEYTAEDLRRFCKVEPPPIEVIAHGVDTQLAQLEPGLLERVRERYSLPESFAFLPGRTLWHKNHVGAVRAIARLREDWDAELPLVLCGGEGEGHADMLEQIEIDGVKKLVRHLGRVEDSEIPALYSMATCLLFPSRIEGFGLPLLEAFACGCPVICSNTCGLPRTAGDAALLVDPDHVEGMAHALRLVMSEPELRASLIERGKARASQMTWYRTVEQTAQLLRAMAGD, encoded by the coding sequence ATGAAGACTGTCGGCGTGAACTTGCTGATGATGATTCCCGACCAGGGCGGCGGTCCCGAGGTCTACGCGCGCCGAATGGTGCAGGGCTTGGCCGACTGCCCCGACCTGCGACTCAAGCTGTTCGTCAACCTCGAGGCCGCACAGAGCTTCGAGCCCTCGGAGCGCGTCGAGATAGTCGTTGTGGAGTTTGCGCCAGAGCGCTTTCGTACGCGGCTGGCGGCCGAGCAAAAAAAACTTCCCAGGCTGGCGCGCAAGTACGGAGTGGACGTGCTGTTCAACCCGCTGGGCTCGGCCCCGCGCCGCACGCGTTGCCCACAGGTGGTGACGATCCACGATTTATCCCACGAGCGTTTCGGCGAGCGCCTGGGCTTCTGGGCGCTGCGCAAGCGTCGCCGGTTGATCAAACGCAGCCTGCGCGGAGCCGACCGGCTGATAGCGGTCAGCGAGTACACAGCCGAGGACCTGCGGCGTTTCTGCAAAGTCGAGCCGCCGCCGATCGAGGTCATCGCCCACGGGGTGGACACGCAGCTGGCCCAGCTCGAGCCTGGATTGCTCGAGCGCGTGCGCGAGCGTTACTCGTTGCCCGAGAGCTTCGCCTTTTTACCCGGACGCACGCTGTGGCACAAGAACCACGTGGGTGCGGTACGCGCCATCGCCCGCTTGCGCGAGGACTGGGACGCCGAGCTGCCGCTGGTGTTGTGCGGCGGCGAGGGGGAAGGGCACGCGGACATGCTCGAACAGATCGAGATCGACGGCGTGAAGAAATTGGTCCGGCATTTGGGACGGGTGGAGGACAGTGAGATTCCTGCGCTTTACAGCATGGCGACCTGCCTGCTGTTCCCCAGCCGGATCGAGGGCTTCGGTCTGCCGCTGCTCGAGGCCTTTGCCTGCGGCTGCCCGGTGATCTGTTCCAATACCTGCGGTCTGCCCCGCACCGCGGGGGACGCCGCTCTGCTGGTCGATCCCGACCACGTCGAGGGCATGGCCCACGCCCTGCGGCTGGTGATGAGCGAGCCCGAGCTTCGGGCAAGCCTGATCGAGCGCGGGAAAGCCCGCGCCTCGCAGATGACCTGGTATCGGACCGTCGAACAGACCGCGCAGTTGCTGCGCGCGATGGCGGGCGATTGA
- a CDS encoding decaprenyl-phosphate phosphoribosyltransferase, with translation MHTLKAILRSMRPQQWIKNFMVFPAILFTHNLFVTDKLLRILAAFALFCLVSGAVYIINDIRDLPNDRKHPTKRLRPLASGALSVGAAWVAALLLLIFSLGASALWGVKDALVGPWFLMIIAIYLALQFAYSFWLKNLVIIDVMVLAAGFLLRVLAGGAAIGVNEPTNWVVICTVLLALFLGFGKRRHELVIMAENAKEHRKILEEYSPYFLDQMMAVVTASTVVAYALYTMDPDTIAVLGTDKLVLTVPFVLYGIFRYLYLVHQREEGGSPSRVLISDVPLLIDVAMWFVAVLAVLYFT, from the coding sequence ATGCACACATTAAAAGCGATCCTGCGCTCGATGCGTCCGCAGCAGTGGATCAAGAACTTCATGGTCTTTCCGGCGATTCTGTTCACCCACAATCTGTTTGTGACCGACAAGCTGCTACGGATTCTGGCGGCCTTCGCGCTGTTCTGCCTGGTCTCCGGCGCGGTCTACATCATCAACGACATCCGCGACCTGCCCAACGACCGCAAGCATCCGACCAAGCGGCTGCGGCCGTTGGCCTCGGGCGCGCTGAGCGTCGGCGCGGCCTGGGTCGCGGCGTTGCTGCTGCTGATCTTCAGCCTGGGGGCCTCGGCGCTGTGGGGTGTTAAAGACGCACTGGTCGGCCCCTGGTTCCTCATGATCATCGCGATCTACCTGGCGTTGCAGTTCGCCTACTCGTTCTGGCTCAAGAACCTGGTGATCATCGACGTGATGGTGCTGGCCGCGGGATTCCTGCTGCGCGTACTCGCGGGCGGCGCGGCGATCGGCGTCAACGAGCCGACCAACTGGGTTGTGATCTGCACCGTACTGCTCGCGCTGTTTCTCGGGTTCGGCAAACGCCGCCACGAGCTGGTGATAATGGCCGAGAACGCCAAGGAGCACCGCAAGATCCTCGAGGAATACAGCCCGTACTTCCTCGACCAGATGATGGCCGTGGTCACCGCCTCGACCGTAGTGGCCTACGCGCTGTACACCATGGACCCCGATACGATCGCGGTGTTGGGCACTGATAAGCTGGTGCTGACCGTGCCCTTCGTGCTCTATGGGATCTTCCGCTACTTGTACCTGGTGCATCAGCGCGAGGAGGGCGGCAGCCCCAGCCGCGTGCTGATCAGCGACGTACCGTTGCTGATCGACGTGGCGATGTGGTTCGTGGCCGTGCTGGCGGTGCTCTACTTCACCTAG
- a CDS encoding tetratricopeptide repeat protein, protein MRIVAAIICTLLCLTLVSGCPIKRQPRPQITPTPQSSDQQEGDADQLDRLLREKDADSLGRGAESPEQVEPPGPGVEPDQIFEQPRQVPQNRMSFEENLNRSSGQRRASNELVAQGRRSLASGNPPIAVSRFEKAIQVDPHNPFAYYYLAQAQFDQGRYDQTEPLASKAASYFGDDGFWLGRCDLLRAKALLARGETRAAYSAVQRSLSFDAANAEALELEHRLKLQLGIQ, encoded by the coding sequence ATGAGAATCGTCGCCGCGATCATCTGCACGCTGCTGTGTCTGACGCTGGTCAGCGGCTGTCCGATCAAGCGCCAGCCGCGACCGCAGATCACACCCACGCCCCAATCGTCCGATCAACAGGAGGGCGACGCGGATCAGCTCGATCGCCTGTTGCGCGAGAAGGATGCCGACAGCCTGGGACGCGGCGCCGAATCCCCGGAACAGGTCGAGCCCCCGGGACCGGGTGTCGAGCCGGACCAGATCTTCGAGCAGCCGCGACAGGTGCCGCAAAACCGCATGAGCTTCGAGGAAAACCTAAATCGGTCCAGCGGGCAGCGCCGCGCGAGCAACGAGCTGGTGGCCCAGGGTCGACGCAGCCTGGCCTCGGGCAACCCGCCGATCGCGGTCTCGCGCTTTGAAAAAGCGATCCAGGTCGACCCGCACAATCCCTTCGCCTACTACTACCTGGCACAGGCCCAGTTCGACCAGGGACGCTACGACCAGACCGAACCTCTGGCCTCAAAGGCCGCCTCGTACTTCGGCGATGACGGCTTCTGGCTGGGCCGTTGCGACCTGCTGCGCGCCAAGGCGCTGCTGGCCCGGGGCGAGACGCGCGCCGCCTACTCCGCGGTGCAGCGCAGCCTGTCGTTCGACGCTGCCAACGCCGAGGCCCTGGAGCTCGAGCACCGACTCAAGCTGCAGCTGGGCATCCAGTAG
- a CDS encoding SDR family oxidoreductase has protein sequence MANKVLVTGGTGLLGGNLIRLLVERGYSVKALVRSTSNTKGFDDLDVERVQGDIMDPQSLAQAAEGCQGVFHSAAMVTMWAPDFEKMRRINVDGTRNVLEAAKAAGVKRAVHVSTVDAIGFSTPDGWGTRNKPSNESVPFQNERFGVPYMTTKHMAQQLALSYNSDDFEVVVGNPTYMIGPYDVKPSSSRMVLEVKSGTAKVYTGGGNNFVDVRDVAAGLIAAFERGKPGELYIMGHRNLSYREIFTLIAGVVGVKPPSFALPKPIALIGGAAGSLYGHLLGKEPEINLTTAKLGYVEHYFDSSKAIAELELPQTPIETAVGDAYQWFQANGYVK, from the coding sequence ATGGCGAACAAGGTACTGGTTACAGGCGGCACGGGGCTGCTCGGCGGAAACCTGATCCGGCTGCTGGTCGAACGCGGCTACTCGGTCAAGGCGCTGGTGCGCTCCACTTCCAACACCAAGGGATTCGACGATCTTGACGTCGAGCGCGTCCAAGGCGACATCATGGACCCGCAAAGCCTGGCGCAGGCTGCGGAAGGCTGCCAGGGCGTGTTCCACAGCGCGGCGATGGTCACGATGTGGGCTCCAGATTTCGAGAAAATGCGGCGGATCAACGTCGACGGTACGCGCAACGTGCTCGAAGCGGCCAAGGCCGCGGGCGTCAAGCGCGCGGTGCACGTGAGCACCGTGGACGCCATCGGCTTCTCCACGCCCGATGGCTGGGGCACACGCAACAAACCCAGCAACGAGAGCGTGCCGTTTCAAAACGAACGCTTCGGCGTGCCGTACATGACCACCAAACACATGGCTCAGCAACTGGCGCTGAGCTACAACAGCGATGATTTCGAGGTGGTGGTGGGCAACCCGACCTACATGATCGGGCCCTACGACGTGAAGCCCTCGTCCAGCCGGATGGTACTCGAGGTCAAATCCGGAACGGCCAAAGTCTACACCGGCGGCGGCAACAACTTCGTCGATGTTCGCGACGTGGCCGCGGGCCTGATAGCGGCCTTTGAGCGCGGCAAGCCCGGCGAGCTATACATCATGGGCCACCGCAATCTGAGCTACCGCGAGATCTTCACCTTGATCGCCGGAGTCGTGGGCGTCAAGCCACCGAGCTTTGCCCTACCCAAGCCGATCGCGCTGATCGGCGGCGCCGCGGGCAGCCTCTACGGACACCTGCTGGGTAAGGAGCCGGAGATCAACCTGACCACGGCCAAGCTGGGTTACGTGGAGCACTACTTCGACAGCTCCAAGGCGATCGCCGAGCTCGAGCTGCCCCAGACGCCGATCGAGACCGCGGTGGGCGACGCCTACCAGTGGTTCCAGGCCAACGGCTACGTCAAATAG